Below is a genomic region from Rhizobium sp. 9140.
CCTGAGGCAAGCTTTTTTTACCAACCACGACAACGCCACGCTTCGATGACGAGCGTGGCGTTATTGTTTTTAGGGAAGGCCGTCCAGCTCCTCCTCCATCGAACGCTGCTTAAAGACACTTTGCAGGCTGTCCACGACCTGCCATAGTCCATTCTACTTTTTCGATGCGCCGGATGGAGCGGACGATGACATCGCTGGATCTCTTTCTTCCGTTCCTCATCACCGCAGGCCTGTTTGCGTTCCTGCCCGGCCCTGCCATGCTCTACGTCGCCGCCCGTACCGTCGCGGCCAACAGGCGCGCCGGCCTCATGGCAACGCTTGGCATCCATCTCGGCTGCTACGTCCACGTGATCGCCGCAGCGGCTGGCCTGTCCATGCTCTTCCAGGCCGTGCCGACCGCTTATCTGGCCGTGAAGCTCGCGGGCGCTGCCTACCTCGTCTATCTCGGCATCGTCCTGTTCCGCACACCGGCCCGCAGCGAAAGCGACGTGAGCGCCGCGCCCGGCCATGCTCCGAAATCTGCCCGACGCGCTTTCGTCGA
It encodes:
- a CDS encoding LysE family translocator — translated: MTSLDLFLPFLITAGLFAFLPGPAMLYVAARTVAANRRAGLMATLGIHLGCYVHVIAAAAGLSMLFQAVPTAYLAVKLAGAAYLVYLGIVLFRTPARSESDVSAAPGHAPKSARRAFVESMMVEVLNPKTAIFFLAFLPQFVDPSAAIPVWVQFAVLGTIVNMMFSLADIVCVLLAEAVLARLRTSGRAERLMQKIGGTILVGLGLNVALSRA